The window CCGAGATCGTGTACGCGAACGTGGCCGTACCTGACCAGTTCGCGGGCGGCGTGTAGGTGAACGCACCGGCGGTCGACGTGGCCGACAGCGTCCCGGTCGAAGGCGTCGACCAGCTCGTCACGGTGAGCGGATCGGACTCAGCGTCCGTGTCGTTGCCAAGCACGCCCGGCGCGACCGCCGAGTACGGCGTGTCCTCGTTCGTCGAGTAGACATCATCGACCGCGTTCGGCGCCGTGTTCGCCGAGACGTGCACGGTCGAGCTGGCCGAGACTGCCGGCAGCGGCGTGGACGAGCTGTCGAACGCGCCGGTCGAGATGACGCTGTTGAGCTTCGTGCCCGTGCCTACGGTCGAGAACTCGACGGTGATGGTGGTGCGCACACCCGGGGCGATCGAGCCGACCTTGGATAGCAGGTTGTTCCACCTGAGGCTGGTGGTCGACGTCGTGTCCGCCCCGACGGTCGCCGAAGTCACTGTGAAGTGCGAACTCGACCAGCTGTCATACAACGGCACCGAGCTGAGCGTCGTGTCGCCGCTGTTGAACACGACGATGTCGAACAGCGCGGAGCTGCCTTGTGCGATCGTGGCCGGCGTACTGGCGTGCCGTTGCTTCAGCAGCACGAACTCGCCCCACGGGCCTCCCGGCGAGTAGAACACCGCGGTCTCGGAGTCGATGAGGAACGCGCCGAGCGACTGCTGTGCCTTCCAGACCGCGGTCACCATCCAGTTGCCGGCCACGGGGAAGTTCTTGTTCGAGAAGTTGAGCGTCTGGGTCGAGAACCCGGACCCGGGGACCGTGTCGACGACGCTCACCGTGTACGTGGTGCTCGCCGAGGCGGTACGGGTCACCAGGCCCGAAGGCTGCATCCAGTAGTCCGTGCCGGCGTCGAACGAGCCGTTGCCGTTCACGTCGTACCAGACGCGATAGCTCACGGTCGAGCTCGCGATCCCCGAGGTGTTGTGGTTCGCGAGCCGCGTCGTCACGTCGACCGTGTCGCTCGTCGTCTGAGCGTCGGTGGCGGACATGCGGTCGATCTCGGCGTCGTAGCTGACGAGGAACGTCGCCGAGCCGATCAGCGTCGTACGCGCGACCTCGTGATACGCGTAGACGGTGTACGTGCCGACGGTGCTCCCCTCCGTCGTGACCCAGCTCATGTTCGCGTTGCCGTCCACGACGTAGCCGAAAGTCTCAGTGGCGATGGTGCTGTCGGGCCTCAGGAGGCGGAAGAACACGCCGTAGGGGTTGTTGTTGTCGATCTTGGTCCCTGCATCGCCGAACTCGCCCACGTACACCACGTCGCCAACCTTGAACGAGCTCGACGGCACGCTGAGCATCTCGTCCGAGTACGTCCCGACGCTGGCTACCGTGATGCGATCCGTGGCGCCATCACGAGCGCCCGCGAAGACCGTCGAGGACGCCATGAGGCTGATGGTGCACATCTGCGACGCGCCTGCGTTGATGGGGATGTCGACCTGCACGAGCACCGTGGTCGACTCGCGAGCGCCGAGGGTGAACGAGGGTGCCGCCGCCGTCGTGATCCCGGACTTGTCGTACATGTAGGCGAACCACGTGCCGACGGACGAGCTCAGCGTGACCACCACCGAGTCCGCGGCACTCCAGCTGTTGGTGAGTGTGTGCCGGAAGAAGATCGACATCCCGCGGCCGGACGTGGTGGTGTGGTCAGGCGACAGGTCGATGCGGGACAGGATCGTCGTGACGTCCTGCGCCGAGTCCGTGTACGAGGAGTCCTCACGCGCGAGAGCGACGAGCTCGGACACGTCCTGAGTGCCCGTTGGCGAGGTCGACTTCACCGACACCTTCAGCGTGACGGTGGTCTGCCGGCTCGGCCCGAGGACCACCGTGGAAGTCGGCGTCACCCCGTCGGCCGCGAACACCCCGACCGTCACCCACGAACTCCGGGTCAGCCCTGTCAGGTCGACCGTGAGCGTGGTCGCGGAGTTGTTCGCCACCACGTGCGAGTAGTCCACGTACGTGTTCGTGGCGCACGTGCTCGACCGGTCCGGGTAGACGACCAGCGTCCCGGGATAGATCTCGTCGAGCACCGAATCGGTGACCGTGTCCCGATAGGTCGATGTCGCGGTCAGGTGCACCGCCTCGGCCGTTCCGAGGGCAGCACCCGGAGGTACGGTCACCACCAGCGAGACGACCGTCGTCTCGTTGCCGCGCAGCCGGACCGTGCTCGTCGCCACGTTGTTCCAATTCCGGATGCTGACCGCCCACCCGCTGTCGGTGTACGCGGACAGCTGCACCGTGTCGGTGATGTTGCCGGACTGGGTGATGGTGTGCGTGAACGTCACCGTGCGGCTGACAGGTGTGGATGTGACCTGGTTCGAGGCCACGTCGAGCGTCGTCCACGCGAGCGACGCCTCGCCGGTGTTGTCCTGAATCGAATTCGGGATCTGCGCGGCGTTCTGCGTCGCCGCGAAGTGGAAGTTCAGCGGGACTGGACCGGTGAGGCCGAGTGCATCCCATCGGACGCGCGCCTCGAGGTAGAGGTAGTCGCCGCCGATCCAGCGGCTGCCCGTCATACCGTTGGTGCCGTAGGTCGGCGTGTCAGTCGTCGGGTTATTGGGGC is drawn from Actinomycetota bacterium and contains these coding sequences:
- a CDS encoding tandem-95 repeat protein, coding for MGEERAIMSRSAQAEDARRKRGLKWGVAVAVCVFFAALLLNALIAQSMTLKTITIDGDMAEWDAIQRDPDNIVYDATGGTDLDPQPAGNRNIARVVYTYDQTNVYFLFKAAEAFNNNAYILAYLDVNQDNKLTSADYVAVWLTNPGQKSFVKNADIYPYVPSTVDTITGDGETEPGSLGSAVYSRPNNPTTDTPTYGTNGMTGSRWIGGDYLYLEARVRWDALGLTGPVPLNFHFAATQNAAQIPNSIQDNTGEASLAWTTLDVASNQVTSTPVSRTVTFTHTITQSGNITDTVQLSAYTDSGWAVSIRNWNNVATSTVRLRGNETTVVSLVVTVPPGAALGTAEAVHLTATSTYRDTVTDSVLDEIYPGTLVVYPDRSSTCATNTYVDYSHVVANNSATTLTVDLTGLTRSSWVTVGVFAADGVTPTSTVVLGPSRQTTVTLKVSVKSTSPTGTQDVSELVALAREDSSYTDSAQDVTTILSRIDLSPDHTTTSGRGMSIFFRHTLTNSWSAADSVVVTLSSSVGTWFAYMYDKSGITTAAAPSFTLGARESTTVLVQVDIPINAGASQMCTISLMASSTVFAGARDGATDRITVASVGTYSDEMLSVPSSSFKVGDVVYVGEFGDAGTKIDNNNPYGVFFRLLRPDSTIATETFGYVVDGNANMSWVTTEGSTVGTYTVYAYHEVARTTLIGSATFLVSYDAEIDRMSATDAQTTSDTVDVTTRLANHNTSGIASSTVSYRVWYDVNGNGSFDAGTDYWMQPSGLVTRTASASTTYTVSVVDTVPGSGFSTQTLNFSNKNFPVAGNWMVTAVWKAQQSLGAFLIDSETAVFYSPGGPWGEFVLLKQRHASTPATIAQGSSALFDIVVFNSGDTTLSSVPLYDSWSSSHFTVTSATVGADTTSTTSLRWNNLLSKVGSIAPGVRTTITVEFSTVGTGTKLNSVISTGAFDSSSTPLPAVSASSTVHVSANTAPNAVDDVYSTNEDTPYSAVAPGVLGNDTDAESDPLTVTSWSTPSTGTLSATSTAGAFTYTPPANWSGTATFAYTISDGLLSDTATVTMTVVWINDAPDAVDDAYTTAEDTTLTVAAPGVLSNDTDVETTQTLTVTSFSTPSTGTLSATSTAGAFTYAPPANWSGTATFEYAISDGAGGSDTATVTITVAPVNDAPVASDDTTATPEDT